A single window of Streptomyces griseoviridis DNA harbors:
- a CDS encoding aromatic ring-hydroxylating oxygenase subunit alpha, with the protein MTTTPLSPVPGTPSLIPTLPGRYYTDPEIFRQEQEHLFESMWFCAVRGADLAGPGAFRTVQVGRENVIVTRSRSGELRAFLNICRHRGARLCGEESGQVRRTLQCPYHAWTYDLDGALIAAPNLIKMPDVDRVAYGLIKVALREWLGYAWVCLAAEPPSFEDTVMRAAVERLGDAAAIGHYGAEDLALGRRVTYDVRANWKLIVENFMECYHCATIHPELVEVLPEFADGYAAQYYVGHGAEFGEGVRGFTVDGSEGFARLPDVADDQDRRYYAITVKPTVFVNLVPDHVILHRMFPLAADRTVVECDWLYAPQVVESGADVSRSVELFHRVNEQDFAACERTQPAMASRAYREGGVLVPNEHHIAIFHEWLLERLGGAGGGEAEA; encoded by the coding sequence GTGACGACGACCCCCCTCTCCCCCGTCCCCGGCACCCCCAGCCTGATCCCCACCCTCCCCGGGCGGTACTACACCGACCCGGAGATCTTCCGGCAGGAGCAGGAACACCTCTTCGAGTCGATGTGGTTCTGCGCGGTCCGCGGCGCCGATCTGGCCGGGCCTGGCGCCTTCCGGACCGTGCAGGTCGGCCGTGAGAACGTCATCGTCACCCGGTCACGCTCCGGTGAGCTGCGCGCCTTCCTCAACATCTGCCGCCACCGCGGGGCCCGGCTGTGCGGGGAGGAGTCGGGCCAGGTCAGGCGCACCCTCCAGTGTCCCTACCACGCGTGGACGTACGACCTTGACGGCGCATTGATCGCCGCGCCCAACTTGATCAAGATGCCCGACGTGGACCGTGTCGCGTACGGATTGATCAAGGTGGCCCTGCGCGAGTGGCTGGGCTACGCGTGGGTCTGCCTGGCCGCCGAACCGCCCTCCTTCGAGGACACCGTGATGCGGGCGGCCGTGGAACGACTGGGCGACGCGGCGGCGATCGGGCACTACGGCGCCGAGGACCTCGCGCTCGGCCGACGCGTCACGTACGACGTGCGGGCGAACTGGAAGCTGATCGTCGAGAACTTCATGGAGTGCTACCACTGCGCCACGATCCACCCCGAACTGGTCGAGGTGCTGCCGGAGTTCGCGGACGGCTACGCGGCCCAGTACTACGTGGGGCACGGCGCAGAGTTCGGCGAGGGGGTGCGGGGCTTCACCGTCGACGGCAGCGAGGGGTTCGCGCGCCTCCCGGACGTCGCCGACGACCAGGACCGCCGCTACTACGCCATCACCGTGAAGCCGACCGTGTTCGTCAACCTCGTCCCCGACCATGTGATCCTGCACCGCATGTTCCCGCTCGCCGCCGACCGCACGGTCGTCGAGTGCGACTGGTTGTATGCACCACAGGTCGTGGAATCGGGTGCGGACGTGTCCAGGTCCGTGGAACTCTTCCACCGGGTCAACGAACAGGACTTCGCGGCCTGCGAGCGGACGCAGCCCGCGATGGCGTCGCGGGCCTACCGGGAGGGTGGTGTCCTGGTCCCCAACGAGCACCACATCGCGATCTTCCACGAGTGGCTCCTGGAACGACTGGGAGGCGCGGGCGGAGGGGAAGCGGAGGCGTAG
- a CDS encoding APC family permease, with translation MPPTERPPSGSSRPAAGSGHDDVELAEFGYRPELRRSLGTFHTFAAGISYISILTGTFQLFYFGYGSGGPAYWWSWPMVFVGQFAVALCFAELAARYPVAGSVYNWSKKIGNPHLGWLAGWMMLVASIVSIAAVALAYQLTLPQISSFFQFVGDGTGTYDVATNAVVLATVLILFTTLVNAFGVRLMATINAAGVFIELIATIVLIILFAVHITRGPQVVLETEGTGSGYPAGYLGAFLVASLASAYVMYGFDTAASLGEESLDPSRNAPRAIVRAIVASFVLGGLVLLLALMSVSSLKGDKLSTGGLQYVVLNVLGPTAGKAMLWCVLIAVTVCALAVHTAAIRLAFAMARDNNLPGSSLLARVSPRFRTPVLPAVLIGVLALAILVVNIRQPQIFTVVTSIGIVMIYLAYLGVTAPMLVTRLRGRWQPAGDGKFSLGRWGLPVNVVAVVWGLAMTVNLIWPRAAVYNAAAPFHWYLRWGAVLFVTVIAGGGYAYYWFVQRHRTGVLAAHRLESPAARTGEQVDG, from the coding sequence ATGCCCCCAACGGAACGTCCGCCGTCCGGGTCGTCCAGGCCCGCCGCGGGGTCCGGTCACGACGACGTCGAACTGGCCGAGTTCGGCTACCGGCCCGAACTCAGACGGAGCCTCGGCACCTTCCACACCTTCGCCGCCGGGATCAGCTACATCTCGATCCTCACCGGCACGTTCCAGCTGTTCTACTTCGGTTACGGCAGCGGCGGGCCCGCCTACTGGTGGTCGTGGCCGATGGTGTTCGTCGGACAGTTCGCGGTCGCGCTCTGCTTCGCGGAACTGGCCGCCCGGTATCCCGTCGCGGGCTCGGTCTACAACTGGTCGAAGAAGATCGGCAACCCGCATCTGGGCTGGCTGGCAGGGTGGATGATGCTGGTCGCGTCGATCGTGTCGATCGCGGCCGTGGCCCTCGCCTACCAGTTGACGCTGCCGCAGATCTCGTCGTTCTTCCAGTTCGTCGGCGACGGCACCGGCACGTACGACGTGGCGACCAACGCGGTGGTCCTCGCGACGGTGTTGATTCTCTTCACGACTCTGGTCAATGCGTTCGGCGTCAGATTGATGGCCACGATCAACGCGGCCGGTGTCTTCATCGAGTTGATCGCCACGATCGTGTTGATCATCTTGTTCGCCGTCCACATCACGCGCGGCCCGCAGGTCGTGCTGGAGACCGAGGGGACGGGGTCCGGGTACCCGGCGGGCTATCTCGGCGCGTTCCTGGTCGCCTCGCTGGCCTCCGCGTACGTCATGTACGGCTTCGACACGGCGGCCTCGCTCGGTGAGGAGTCCCTCGACCCCTCGCGCAACGCGCCGCGCGCCATCGTCAGGGCGATCGTCGCCTCGTTCGTGCTGGGCGGTCTGGTGCTGCTACTGGCGCTGATGAGCGTCTCCAGCCTGAAGGGCGACAAGCTCTCCACGGGCGGCCTCCAGTACGTCGTGCTGAACGTGCTCGGCCCGACGGCGGGCAAGGCGATGCTGTGGTGCGTGCTGATCGCGGTCACGGTGTGCGCGCTCGCGGTGCACACGGCGGCGATCCGGCTGGCGTTCGCGATGGCCCGCGACAACAACCTGCCCGGCTCCTCGCTGCTCGCCCGGGTCAGCCCCCGGTTCAGGACACCGGTCCTGCCGGCCGTGCTCATCGGCGTGCTGGCACTGGCGATCCTGGTGGTCAACATCCGCCAGCCGCAGATCTTCACGGTCGTGACCAGCATCGGCATCGTCATGATCTACCTCGCCTATCTGGGGGTGACGGCGCCCATGCTGGTGACGCGGCTGCGCGGCCGGTGGCAGCCTGCCGGTGACGGCAAGTTCTCGCTCGGCCGCTGGGGGCTGCCCGTCAACGTCGTCGCGGTGGTGTGGGGACTCGCCATGACGGTCAACCTGATCTGGCCGCGGGCCGCCGTCTACAACGCGGCGGCGCCCTTCCACTGGTACCTGCGGTGGGGCGCGGTCCTCTTCGTCACGGTCATCGCGGGCGGCGGCTACGCGTACTACTGGTTCGTACAGCGCCACCGCACCGGCGTGCTCGCCGCGCACCGACTGGAGTCCCCGGCGGCGAGGACGGGAGAACAGGTTGATGGCTGA
- a CDS encoding GntR family transcriptional regulator has translation MAEQLTDLADDRALLGRTSTAERVSDILRSRIADGFFPPGTRLSEDGIGGALGVSRNTLREAFRLLTHERLLVHELNRGVFVRVLTVEDVEDIYRTRILVECAVVRGLGEPPHDLRALAAAVEEGQRAAHEGDWKAVGTANIHFHRELVALAGSARTDELMRGVFAELRLAFHVVDDPKRLHEPYLERNHRLHETLRAGRHDEAETMLAVYLKDSLERVLDVYRRRVGDHG, from the coding sequence ATGGCAGAGCAGCTGACCGACCTGGCCGACGACCGCGCCTTGCTCGGGCGGACCAGCACCGCCGAACGTGTTTCGGACATCCTCAGGAGCCGGATCGCCGACGGGTTCTTCCCTCCGGGGACGCGGCTGTCGGAGGACGGCATCGGCGGCGCCCTCGGGGTCTCCCGCAACACGCTGCGCGAGGCGTTCCGGCTGCTCACCCATGAGCGGCTGCTCGTCCACGAGTTGAACCGTGGCGTCTTCGTCCGGGTCCTGACCGTGGAGGACGTCGAGGACATCTACCGCACCCGCATCCTCGTCGAGTGCGCCGTCGTCCGCGGGCTCGGCGAGCCGCCCCACGACCTGCGGGCGCTCGCCGCGGCCGTCGAGGAGGGGCAGCGGGCCGCCCACGAAGGTGACTGGAAAGCGGTGGGTACCGCCAACATCCACTTCCACCGGGAACTGGTCGCCCTCGCCGGCAGCGCGCGCACCGACGAACTGATGCGCGGTGTCTTCGCCGAACTCCGCCTCGCCTTCCACGTCGTCGACGACCCGAAGCGCCTGCACGAGCCCTACCTGGAGCGCAACCACCGGCTCCACGAGACCCTGCGCGCGGGACGCCACGACGAGGCCGAGACCATGCTCGCCGTCTACCTCAAGGACTCACTGGAACGGGTCCTCGACGTGTACCGCAGGCGGGTCGGCGACCACGGCTGA
- a CDS encoding LamB/YcsF family protein: MTSIDLNADLGEGFGRWSLTDDEGLLSVVTSANVACGFHAGDPATMRRVCALAAERGVRIGAQVSYRDLAGFGRRAMDVPADELTAEVAYQIGALDVFARAAGTRVSYVKPHGALYNRVVRDEEQAAAVVAGVRLADASLPVLGLPGSRLLDLAALAGLPAVPEAFADRAYTDQGTLVPRDQDGAVVTDAETVVARSLGLARDGEVASRSGARVAVRARSLCLHGDTPGAVELARRVRDRLRDAGVRVEAFV, encoded by the coding sequence ATGACCTCGATCGACCTGAACGCCGACCTCGGTGAGGGCTTCGGCCGCTGGAGTCTCACCGACGACGAAGGGCTGCTGTCCGTCGTCACCAGTGCCAACGTGGCCTGCGGATTCCACGCCGGGGACCCCGCCACCATGCGCCGGGTGTGCGCGCTCGCCGCCGAACGGGGGGTGCGGATCGGCGCCCAGGTCTCCTACCGGGACCTGGCCGGGTTCGGCCGCCGCGCGATGGACGTGCCGGCCGACGAGCTCACCGCCGAGGTCGCCTACCAGATCGGCGCCCTCGACGTCTTCGCGCGCGCGGCCGGCACGCGCGTGTCGTACGTGAAGCCGCACGGCGCGCTCTACAACAGGGTGGTGCGCGACGAGGAACAGGCCGCCGCGGTCGTGGCCGGTGTCAGGCTCGCCGACGCCTCCCTGCCCGTCCTCGGCCTGCCCGGCTCCCGGCTGCTCGACCTCGCGGCCCTGGCCGGACTCCCGGCCGTCCCCGAGGCGTTCGCCGACCGCGCGTACACCGACCAGGGCACGCTGGTGCCGCGCGACCAGGACGGTGCCGTCGTCACCGACGCGGAGACGGTGGTGGCGCGCTCGCTCGGTCTGGCCAGGGACGGCGAGGTCGCCTCCCGCTCCGGCGCGCGGGTCGCCGTCCGCGCCCGTTCGCTGTGCCTGCACGGCGACACGCCCGGCGCGGTCGAGCTGGCCCGGCGGGTCAGGGACCGGCTGCGGGACGCGGGCGTCCGGGTGGAGGCCTTCGTATGA
- the pxpB gene encoding 5-oxoprolinase subunit PxpB, with protein MRALRVGADALLVEVASGEEARALHAELLRRRAEGALTVRELVPAARTVLLDGLRDPARLAAELAAAEVPPAPPPSGAAVEIPVRYDGPDLADVAALWGVTPTAAAGIHADTEFTVAFCGFAPGFGYLTGLPERYDVPRRATPRTAVPAGSVALAGPYTGVYPTASPGGWQLIGRTDAVLWDHARVPAALLSPGTRVRFVAVGPS; from the coding sequence ATGAGGGCGCTGCGGGTCGGCGCCGACGCGCTGCTCGTCGAGGTGGCGTCGGGCGAGGAGGCGCGGGCCCTGCACGCGGAGCTGCTGCGCCGTCGCGCGGAGGGCGCGCTGACGGTCCGTGAGCTCGTCCCCGCGGCCCGTACGGTCCTCCTGGACGGCCTGCGCGACCCGGCCCGCCTCGCGGCGGAGCTGGCCGCGGCCGAGGTGCCGCCCGCCCCGCCACCGTCCGGCGCGGCGGTCGAGATCCCGGTCCGCTACGACGGGCCCGACCTGGCCGACGTCGCCGCGCTCTGGGGCGTCACCCCGACGGCGGCGGCCGGGATCCACGCGGACACCGAGTTCACCGTCGCCTTCTGCGGTTTCGCGCCGGGGTTCGGCTATCTCACCGGCCTGCCCGAGCGGTACGACGTACCGCGCAGGGCGACCCCGCGCACCGCCGTACCGGCCGGTTCGGTGGCTCTCGCCGGGCCCTACACGGGCGTGTACCCGACGGCGTCGCCGGGCGGCTGGCAGCTGATCGGGCGGACGGACGCCGTGCTGTGGGACCACGCGCGCGTACCGGCCGCGCTGCTGTCGCCCGGCACGCGCGTGCGTTTCGTCGCGGTGGGCCCCTCATGA
- a CDS encoding biotin-dependent carboxyltransferase family protein, translated as MTDRALVVVRAGALTTVQDRGRPGHAHLGVPRSGALDGPAAALVNRLVGNPPGAAVLETTLDGCALRPRAPVTIAVGGAPCPVRVDGRPVAWAAPVRVPADALLEVGAPTRGVRGYVAVSGGIAVEPVLGSRSTDLLSGLGPPALTNGTVLPLGRPGAPHARVDVAPQPAPPAELILRVTVGPRDDWFTPAALRVLTTRAYRVSPAANRIGLRTEGPVLERAVGGELPSEGMVLGAVQVPPDGRPVVFLADHPTTGGYPVIAVVHPSDLPAAAQAAPGTPIRFVRMSDRAGR; from the coding sequence ATGACGGACCGCGCGCTGGTCGTCGTCAGGGCCGGGGCGCTGACCACGGTGCAGGACCGGGGCCGGCCCGGCCACGCCCACCTCGGGGTACCGCGATCCGGCGCGCTCGACGGTCCCGCCGCCGCCCTCGTCAACCGGCTGGTCGGCAACCCGCCCGGGGCGGCCGTCCTGGAGACCACCCTGGACGGCTGCGCCCTGCGCCCGCGCGCGCCGGTCACCATCGCCGTGGGCGGCGCCCCCTGCCCGGTCCGGGTGGACGGCAGACCCGTCGCCTGGGCGGCGCCGGTGCGGGTCCCGGCCGACGCGCTCCTGGAGGTCGGCGCCCCGACGCGCGGGGTGCGCGGCTATGTGGCCGTCTCCGGCGGGATCGCCGTCGAACCGGTCCTGGGCAGCCGCTCCACCGACCTGCTCTCCGGCCTCGGCCCACCGGCCCTGACCAACGGCACGGTCCTGCCGCTGGGACGGCCCGGGGCTCCGCACGCGCGCGTGGACGTCGCGCCGCAGCCGGCGCCGCCGGCCGAGCTGATCCTGCGGGTGACGGTCGGACCGCGCGACGACTGGTTCACCCCGGCGGCGCTGCGCGTCCTCACCACGCGCGCGTACCGGGTGTCGCCCGCCGCCAACCGGATCGGGCTGCGCACCGAGGGACCCGTCCTGGAACGCGCCGTCGGGGGTGAACTGCCCAGCGAGGGCATGGTGCTGGGCGCGGTCCAGGTGCCGCCGGACGGCCGGCCGGTGGTCTTCCTCGCCGACCATCCGACGACGGGCGGCTACCCGGTGATCGCGGTCGTCCACCCCTCCGACCTCCCGGCGGCGGCCCAAGCCGCGCCCGGAACACCGATCCGGTTCGTACGGATGTCCGATCGGGCGGGTCGGTAA
- a CDS encoding SGNH/GDSL hydrolase family protein, which yields MCAGPLGGRGGPSGGVEFVNLAVSGAQTREVLEEQTPVGLALGPDLVSVVIGVNDTLRCTFDIHAVAARLDEVYGAFTRQGAVLLTACLPDPGATLGLPGALARPLARRQRAVNAVVHALSARYGAVHLHAAEGAWLSERAMWSADRLHPGERGHRQLAVRFHALLAGTGLADGPAPSPEPGLPAPTRAASLWWLATAGTGWVARRCTDLLPQLLGLAADEMRHRARGTSARLDLRASAAVSAALAALSGAERADAV from the coding sequence GTGTGTGCCGGTCCGCTGGGCGGTCGCGGTGGGCCTTCCGGCGGCGTCGAGTTCGTCAATCTCGCTGTCAGCGGCGCGCAGACCCGGGAGGTGCTCGAGGAGCAGACGCCCGTCGGGCTGGCGCTCGGGCCCGACCTGGTCTCCGTCGTCATCGGCGTCAACGACACCCTGCGCTGCACCTTCGACATCCACGCCGTGGCCGCCCGGCTCGACGAGGTGTACGGCGCGTTCACCCGGCAGGGCGCCGTGCTGCTCACCGCGTGCCTGCCCGACCCCGGCGCGACCCTCGGGCTGCCCGGTGCCCTGGCCCGTCCGCTGGCCCGGCGGCAACGCGCGGTCAACGCCGTCGTGCACGCCCTCTCCGCGCGGTACGGCGCCGTCCATCTGCACGCGGCGGAGGGCGCCTGGCTGAGCGAGCGGGCGATGTGGAGCGCGGACCGGCTCCACCCCGGCGAGCGCGGCCACCGGCAGCTCGCCGTCCGCTTCCACGCGCTGCTCGCGGGGACGGGCCTCGCCGACGGACCCGCGCCCTCGCCCGAGCCCGGCCTCCCCGCGCCCACCAGGGCGGCGAGCCTGTGGTGGCTGGCCACCGCGGGCACCGGCTGGGTGGCCAGGCGCTGCACCGACCTGCTGCCCCAGCTCCTCGGCCTCGCCGCCGACGAGATGCGCCACCGCGCCCGGGGCACCAGCGCCCGCCTCGACCTGCGGGCCTCCGCCGCCGTGTCGGCGGCGCTGGCCGCGCTGTCGGGGGCCGAGCGGGCGGACGCCGTGTAG
- a CDS encoding glycosyltransferase — MTPLRIVRLANFVAPSSGGLRTALRELGTGYLRAGHDPVLIVPGARADDRDTEQGRVITLPGPLLPGTGGYRVLTDRRAVSRVLESLAPDRLEVSDRTTLRWTGKWARRARVPAVMVSHETTDGVLRTWGLSESAARRAADALNVRTAHTYARVVCTTEFAAREFVRIGARNVVRAPLGVDLAARHPSLRDPGLRERHARTAETLLLTCTRLSVEKRPGTALDALEALLRRGRRAVLVIAGDGPLRPRLEQRARERGLPVTFLGHVSDRAELGALQASADVCLAPGPAETFGLAALEAMACGTPVVVSVSSALPEVIGSAGAVAADTGEAFADAVDLLLDLPETRRREAARARAECFGWDTAVAAFLAAHDTTVLRSTATAVAPTPVVPTAVAPTTVPVTAVASTAVPPTTVPPTPVVPGGLA; from the coding sequence GTGACCCCGCTGCGGATCGTCCGGCTCGCCAACTTCGTCGCCCCCTCGTCGGGCGGCCTGCGCACCGCCCTGCGCGAACTGGGCACCGGCTACCTCCGGGCCGGGCACGACCCCGTCCTGATCGTCCCCGGCGCCCGCGCCGACGACCGCGACACCGAACAGGGCCGCGTCATCACCCTGCCGGGACCGCTGCTGCCCGGCACCGGCGGCTACCGCGTCCTGACCGACCGGCGCGCCGTCTCCCGGGTCCTGGAGTCCCTGGCCCCCGACCGCCTCGAGGTCTCCGACCGGACGACGCTGCGGTGGACCGGCAAGTGGGCGCGGCGGGCCCGGGTGCCGGCCGTGATGGTCTCCCACGAGACCACCGACGGCGTCCTGCGCACCTGGGGCCTGTCCGAGTCAGCCGCCCGCCGCGCCGCCGACGCCCTCAACGTCCGTACGGCGCACACCTACGCGCGCGTGGTGTGCACGACCGAGTTCGCCGCGCGCGAGTTCGTCCGGATCGGCGCCCGCAACGTCGTCAGGGCGCCGCTCGGCGTCGACCTCGCGGCCCGGCACCCCTCGCTGCGCGACCCGGGGCTGCGCGAGCGCCACGCGCGTACCGCCGAGACCCTGCTCCTGACCTGCACCCGGCTGTCCGTCGAGAAGCGTCCCGGCACCGCCCTCGACGCGCTGGAGGCGCTGCTGCGGCGCGGACGGCGGGCCGTCCTGGTGATCGCCGGGGACGGGCCGCTGCGTCCGCGCCTCGAACAGCGCGCGCGGGAGCGCGGGCTGCCCGTCACCTTCCTCGGGCACGTCTCCGACCGCGCCGAACTGGGCGCGCTCCAGGCGTCGGCCGACGTGTGCCTGGCCCCCGGACCCGCCGAGACCTTCGGGCTCGCGGCACTGGAGGCCATGGCGTGCGGGACGCCGGTCGTGGTCAGCGTGTCGTCCGCGCTCCCCGAGGTCATCGGCTCGGCGGGCGCGGTGGCCGCGGACACCGGGGAGGCGTTCGCCGACGCCGTCGACCTGCTCCTCGACCTCCCGGAGACGCGACGGCGCGAGGCCGCACGCGCGCGTGCCGAGTGCTTCGGCTGGGACACCGCCGTCGCGGCGTTCCTGGCGGCCCACGACACGACGGTCCTGCGGTCCACGGCGACGGCTGTTGCGCCGACGCCGGTCGTGCCGACGGCTGTTGCGCCGACGACGGTTCCGGTGACGGCTGTCGCGTCGACGGCTGTTCCTCCGACGACGGTTCCGCCGACGCCGGTCGTGCCGGGAGGCCTGGCATGA
- a CDS encoding glycosyltransferase family 4 protein: MRVVIVTESFPPDVNGVAHCALQTARHLVDRGHTPVVVTPAPAPGHRPDASAPCRVVHVPSLPLPGYPQVRVALPSRRLAATLVEHRPDVVHLASPFVLGVRGMAAAARLGVPAVAVYQTDLAGYARTYMGAGEAAAWRRIRSVHSAADLTLAPSSAALHDLETHGVPRVRLWRRGVDTARFRPALRDAALRRELAPHGELIVGYVGRLAPEKQVELLAGVCGLPGVRVVITGDGPSLPALQQELPGAVFLGRRTGDELARIFASLDVFAHTGPFETFCQTVQEAMASGVPVVAPAAGGPLDLVAHGRTGLLVPPRDADAVRDAVASLAADPGQRAAFGAAARATVEGRTWAAVGDQLIGHYEDVRAARRTAVAA, translated from the coding sequence ATGCGTGTCGTCATCGTGACCGAATCCTTTCCCCCCGACGTGAACGGCGTGGCCCACTGCGCGCTCCAGACCGCCCGGCACCTCGTAGATCGCGGTCACACTCCCGTCGTCGTCACCCCGGCCCCGGCCCCGGGACACCGGCCCGACGCCTCCGCGCCGTGCCGCGTCGTCCACGTCCCCTCCCTCCCGCTCCCCGGATACCCCCAGGTGCGCGTGGCCCTCCCCAGCCGCCGCCTCGCCGCGACGCTCGTCGAGCACCGCCCCGACGTCGTCCACCTGGCCAGCCCCTTCGTCCTCGGCGTCCGCGGCATGGCCGCCGCCGCCCGGCTCGGCGTCCCCGCCGTCGCCGTCTACCAGACCGACCTGGCCGGCTACGCCCGCACCTACATGGGCGCGGGCGAGGCCGCCGCCTGGCGCCGCATCCGCTCCGTCCACTCCGCCGCCGACCTCACCCTCGCGCCGTCCAGCGCCGCCCTGCACGACCTGGAGACGCACGGCGTGCCCCGGGTCCGGCTGTGGCGGCGCGGCGTGGACACCGCCCGCTTCCGGCCCGCACTGCGCGACGCGGCGCTGCGCCGCGAACTCGCCCCCCACGGCGAGCTGATCGTCGGCTACGTCGGACGGCTCGCCCCCGAGAAGCAGGTCGAACTCCTCGCGGGCGTCTGCGGACTGCCCGGCGTCCGGGTCGTGATCACCGGCGACGGGCCCAGCCTGCCCGCCCTCCAGCAGGAACTGCCGGGCGCCGTCTTCCTCGGCCGCCGCACCGGCGACGAACTCGCCCGGATCTTCGCCTCCCTCGACGTCTTCGCCCACACCGGCCCCTTCGAGACGTTCTGCCAGACCGTGCAGGAGGCCATGGCGAGCGGCGTGCCCGTCGTCGCCCCGGCCGCGGGCGGCCCCCTCGACCTGGTCGCGCACGGCCGCACCGGGCTGCTCGTACCGCCGCGCGACGCGGACGCCGTCCGGGACGCGGTGGCGTCCCTCGCGGCCGACCCGGGACAGCGGGCCGCGTTCGGCGCCGCCGCGCGCGCCACCGTCGAGGGCCGCACCTGGGCCGCCGTCGGCGACCAGCTGATCGGCCACTACGAGGATGTGCGCGCCGCGCGCCGGACGGCGGTGGCCGCGTGA
- a CDS encoding HEAT repeat domain-containing protein yields the protein MFDPVIAPSGTLLGLLQRGRGDGTLHALTAPRAEALAALNHCVLRDPRHDWQVENRSLYYARLYLDLRGELDEIEAHLFAVEDVFDTDESRTGLALAVLGHLASYGRRDALELLRRYAAVGTNWAWALDELALRDDDAGLRALAAPTLARFATDAEGEAELAVAVRDAFEPRPWRLWADDPRPAIAARVRAAQETGCFDRWQRQMRPTGPRPGWSVQAVFEWAQQGMDRGAALHVPAARCLVAVAGPEDRPEILRAAREGTDGARCTALRYLADGNDADALDLIETAVRTGTPVVVQAAVDAFERMRSVAAVDRARGWARRPDPLGAAAGRMLACRGGVEDRDLVLGALREAVRGEGPDAPTLFTLVDGTGRLGIACAAPVLRHVYRETASSHLRGRAARALAATDPSFPAGFAVECLWDCEETTREIAARHAETGDARVVEQLRRLAADPAEEAEVQTAVRSRIGPDAPAV from the coding sequence ATGTTCGATCCGGTCATAGCGCCCAGCGGGACCCTGCTCGGCCTCCTCCAGAGAGGCCGTGGCGACGGAACGCTGCACGCGCTCACCGCACCGCGCGCCGAAGCGCTCGCGGCACTGAACCACTGCGTGCTGCGCGATCCCCGCCACGACTGGCAGGTGGAGAACCGCTCCCTCTACTACGCCCGGCTCTACCTTGACCTGCGCGGCGAGCTGGACGAGATCGAGGCCCACCTCTTCGCCGTCGAGGACGTCTTCGACACCGACGAGTCACGCACCGGACTCGCCCTCGCCGTCCTCGGCCACCTCGCCTCCTACGGCCGGCGCGACGCGCTGGAACTGCTGCGCCGCTACGCCGCCGTCGGCACCAACTGGGCCTGGGCGCTCGACGAACTCGCGCTCCGGGACGACGACGCCGGGCTGCGCGCCCTGGCCGCGCCCACCCTCGCCCGGTTCGCCACCGACGCCGAGGGCGAGGCCGAACTCGCCGTCGCCGTGCGCGACGCGTTCGAGCCGCGCCCCTGGCGGCTCTGGGCCGACGATCCGCGCCCCGCGATCGCCGCACGCGTGCGTGCCGCCCAGGAGACCGGCTGCTTCGACCGCTGGCAGCGGCAGATGCGCCCCACCGGGCCCCGGCCCGGCTGGAGCGTCCAGGCCGTCTTCGAGTGGGCCCAGCAGGGCATGGACCGCGGCGCGGCCCTGCACGTCCCGGCCGCCCGGTGCCTGGTCGCCGTCGCGGGACCCGAGGACCGCCCCGAGATCCTGCGCGCCGCCCGCGAGGGCACCGACGGAGCCCGCTGCACGGCGCTGCGCTACCTCGCCGACGGCAACGACGCCGACGCCCTCGACCTGATCGAGACCGCCGTGCGCACCGGTACCCCGGTGGTCGTGCAGGCCGCCGTCGACGCCTTCGAACGGATGCGCAGCGTCGCCGCCGTCGACCGCGCCCGCGGCTGGGCCCGCCGGCCCGACCCGCTCGGCGCCGCCGCCGGCCGGATGCTCGCCTGCCGGGGCGGCGTCGAGGACCGGGACCTCGTCCTGGGCGCGCTGCGCGAGGCCGTGCGCGGCGAAGGGCCCGACGCCCCCACCCTCTTCACCCTCGTCGACGGCACCGGACGGCTCGGCATCGCCTGCGCCGCGCCCGTCCTGCGCCACGTCTACCGCGAGACCGCCTCCTCCCATCTGCGGGGCCGCGCCGCCCGCGCCCTCGCCGCCACCGACCCCTCCTTCCCGGCCGGCTTCGCCGTCGAGTGCCTCTGGGACTGCGAGGAGACCACCCGCGAGATCGCCGCCCGGCACGCCGAGACCGGCGACGCCAGAGTCGTCGAACAACTGCGCAGGCTGGCCGCCGACCCGGCCGAGGAGGCCGAGGTGCAGACCGCCGTCCGCAGCCGGATCGGCCCCGACGCGCCCGCCGTCTGA
- a CDS encoding ankyrin repeat domain-containing protein has translation MTEAPDPEVVELATKIFDLARQGRTEALVAYVDAGVPANLTNDRGDSLVMLAAYHGHADAVRALLARGAAADDINDRGQTPLAGAVFKGETDVIHVLLESGADPSAGTPSAVDTARMFGKADLLDLFGAH, from the coding sequence ATGACTGAAGCCCCCGACCCCGAGGTCGTGGAGCTGGCGACCAAGATCTTCGATCTGGCCCGGCAGGGGCGGACCGAGGCGCTCGTGGCGTACGTCGACGCGGGTGTCCCGGCCAACCTCACCAACGACCGCGGCGACAGCCTCGTCATGCTCGCCGCCTACCACGGGCACGCCGACGCGGTCCGCGCGCTGCTCGCCCGCGGCGCGGCGGCCGACGACATCAACGACCGGGGCCAGACCCCGCTCGCCGGTGCCGTCTTCAAGGGGGAGACGGACGTGATCCACGTCCTGCTGGAAAGCGGAGCCGATCCCTCCGCCGGCACCCCGTCAGCCGTCGACACGGCCCGCATGTTCGGCAAGGCCGATCTGCTCGACCTGTTCGGCGCGCACTGA